The Streptomyces hundungensis genome contains the following window.
TGAACACATAGGCCACAGCCGCCGCGATGCCGATCACCGCCAGCGACTGAAGCATGTTCCGGACTGTCTGCTTGCTGCTGCGCGTTCCTGCCACGAACCCATGGTCTCAGGTCATGTCGCCGCTCATACGTGGGCCCCTCTGCTCAATTTGTCGACGTACGGATAGAGTCCTAGCACCCTCTTTATCCTGCGGCCGTCGCCGTACAGAAAGGTGCGCTCCGATGACCGAGCATCATCTGCCGTCCGAACTCGAGGTCTCCCCCGAGGCTCCGGACCGCAACCTGGCCCTTGAGCTCGTCCGGGTCACCGAGGCGGCCGCCATGGCCGCCGGCCGCTGGGTCGGCCGCGGGGACAAGATCGGCGCGGACGGCGCCGCGGTCAACGCCATGCGGACCCTCGTCTCCACCGTGTCGATGAACGGCATCGTCGTCATCGGTGAGGGCGAGAAGGACGAAGCCCCCATGCTCTACAACGGGGAGCGCATCGGCGACGGCACCGGACCCGAGGTCGACATCGCGGTCGACCCGATCGACGGCACCACCCTGAACGCCAAGGGCATGCCCAACGCGATCGCCGTGCTGGCGGCCGCGGACCGGGGCGCCATGTTCGACCCGTCCGCCGTCTTCTACATGGACAAGCTGGTCACGGGCCCCGAGGCGGCCGACTTCGTCGACATCAACGCCCCGGTGTCGGTGAACATCCGCCGGGTGGCCAAGGCCAAGAAGTCCTCGCCCGAGGACGTCACCGTGGTCATCCTCGACCGCCCCCGCC
Protein-coding sequences here:
- the glpX gene encoding class II fructose-bisphosphatase, coding for MTEHHLPSELEVSPEAPDRNLALELVRVTEAAAMAAGRWVGRGDKIGADGAAVNAMRTLVSTVSMNGIVVIGEGEKDEAPMLYNGERIGDGTGPEVDIAVDPIDGTTLNAKGMPNAIAVLAAADRGAMFDPSAVFYMDKLVTGPEAADFVDINAPVSVNIRRVAKAKKSSPEDVTVVILDRPRHEGIVKEIRETGARIKFISDGDVAGSIMAVREGTGVDLLMGIGGTPEGIISACAIKCLGGVIQGKLWPKDEAERQRAIDAGHDLDRTLSTNDLVSGDNVFFVATGITDGELLRGVRYRAETATTQSLVMRSKSGTIRQIDSTHRLSKLRAYSQIDFDRAK